Proteins encoded in a region of the Candidatus Korarchaeota archaeon NZ13-K genome:
- a CDS encoding HEPN domain-containing protein: MNKALILMREAERDLGTGNYNKAVSASYFAVRMVAELLLRDLRTRKDDKIANALGRVMGEDSRRELMYLFERRKEADHRDRVFTREEAEDVVSRARSLLERILERIERDGSGSQGYGGGARKSREGEGVRF, translated from the coding sequence GTGAATAAGGCGCTCATCTTGATGAGGGAGGCGGAGAGAGATCTCGGGACTGGGAACTACAATAAGGCCGTTAGTGCCTCCTACTTCGCCGTCAGGATGGTTGCAGAGCTCCTCCTGAGGGACCTAAGGACTAGGAAGGACGATAAGATAGCGAACGCCCTCGGGAGGGTTATGGGTGAGGACTCGAGGAGGGAGCTCATGTATCTCTTCGAGAGGAGGAAGGAGGCGGATCATAGGGACAGGGTCTTCACGAGGGAGGAGGCTGAGGATGTCGTGAGCAGAGCCAGGAGTTTACTTGAGCGAATTTTGGAGAGGATTGAGCGGGATGGATCCGGATCTCAAGGATATGGAGGAGGTGCTCGGAAATCTAGGGAAGGCGAAGGAGTCCGCTTTTGA